One window of Candidatus Zixiibacteriota bacterium genomic DNA carries:
- the rpsB gene encoding 30S ribosomal protein S2, with the protein MVTPQIKELLEAGVHFGHQTRRWNPKMKPFIFTERNGIYIIDLNKTLDAIKMACQKVREVVSRGQSILFVGTKKQAKDVVREEAIRAGQFYVTERWLGGMLTNFSTIKASIKKLKNMERTKEEGELQKYTKKEISHFEHEMEKLEKALGGIKNMNYLPGLVIVVDAKKEKIAVAEASRLEIPVIGIIDTNADPDPIDFPIAANDDAIKSIRIITRTIVDAIIDAQHTISDQEIAAAVEAKTADKRSSYVSAGEEDI; encoded by the coding sequence ATGGTCACTCCACAAATCAAAGAATTGCTTGAAGCGGGTGTTCACTTCGGTCATCAGACCAGACGATGGAACCCCAAGATGAAGCCGTTCATTTTCACCGAACGGAACGGCATTTATATCATCGATTTGAACAAGACACTTGATGCCATCAAGATGGCTTGCCAGAAAGTCAGGGAAGTTGTCTCCCGCGGGCAATCGATACTTTTTGTCGGCACCAAGAAACAGGCCAAGGATGTTGTCAGGGAAGAGGCCATTCGCGCCGGACAGTTTTATGTCACCGAGCGCTGGCTGGGCGGCATGCTGACTAATTTCTCCACGATCAAAGCTTCCATCAAGAAACTCAAAAACATGGAGCGGACGAAGGAAGAAGGGGAGCTGCAGAAATACACCAAGAAAGAGATTTCCCATTTTGAGCATGAGATGGAAAAACTCGAAAAAGCCCTGGGCGGTATTAAGAATATGAATTATCTCCCCGGATTGGTCATTGTTGTCGACGCGAAGAAAGAGAAAATTGCCGTGGCCGAGGCTTCACGCCTGGAAATCCCCGTAATCGGGATTATTGATACCAATGCCGACCCCGACCCGATTGATTTTCCTATCGCGGCCAATGACGACGCCATCAAGTCCATCCGCATAATAACGCGGACTATTGTCGACGCGATCATCGACGCGCAGCATACCATTTCGGATCAGGAGATTGCGGCGGCGGTGGAGGCCAAGACAGCCGATAAGCGGAGCAGTTATGTTTCAGCCGGTGAAGAGGATATCTAA
- the rplM gene encoding 50S ribosomal protein L13, with the protein MKTFIPKIEESDKKWYLIDLKGATLGRAAVEAANILRGKNKPIFTPHLDTGDYLVVINAAQVSVTGNKTKNKLYYHYSGYPGGLKVTPYDKLLKSNARDIFTHAVTGMLPKNRLGRKMIKKLHVYADEKHPHQAQKPEVWKLSES; encoded by the coding sequence ATGAAGACGTTTATACCAAAGATTGAAGAATCAGACAAGAAATGGTACCTGATCGATCTCAAGGGTGCTACGCTGGGTCGAGCAGCGGTCGAGGCGGCCAATATTTTGCGGGGCAAGAATAAGCCGATATTTACGCCGCACCTTGATACCGGTGATTATTTGGTGGTCATCAACGCGGCCCAGGTGTCGGTGACCGGCAACAAAACAAAGAATAAATTGTACTACCATTATTCCGGATATCCGGGCGGGTTGAAGGTTACTCCCTATGATAAACTTCTCAAATCGAACGCCCGTGATATTTTCACCCATGCTGTTACGGGGATGCTGCCGAAAAACCGCTTGGGCCGGAAAATGATTAAGAAGCTGCATGTCTATGCCGATGAAAAGCATCCGCATCAGGCGCAGAAACCGGAAGTGTGGAAATTATCTGAATCCTGA
- a CDS encoding PAS domain-containing protein, which translates to MTYSITERRKADCELQRCAVFKIDFKGRLVFIDELAERLLQLPGENLFGRHIKEFLTEESYTALMAFLKRSRHFETVFEAFDLVIVDVSGREHFLKAIISLNFIGGNPSNYQIILVPPSVAIQSPGESVGTDQLLVFLCELIAETRSDVDWGQLTEIFTIIPELLRIGIYRFDGETLHLLAASSPSGKTEPPVDMNVIDENHLKVVHHRQKFMGSIKDPAAALTEMMPQTAEICYPLIHGDRCWGIIRLFCSGDVAELDRMLRRPVAFLGHALFSFINQ; encoded by the coding sequence ATGACATATTCAATTACCGAGCGCCGGAAAGCGGATTGCGAACTTCAACGATGCGCCGTTTTTAAAATAGATTTTAAGGGGCGACTTGTATTCATAGATGAACTGGCCGAAAGGCTCCTGCAGTTGCCCGGTGAGAATCTGTTTGGCCGCCATATCAAGGAGTTCCTGACCGAAGAATCCTACACCGCCCTGATGGCCTTTCTCAAGCGGAGTCGCCACTTTGAGACGGTCTTTGAGGCCTTCGACCTGGTTATTGTTGATGTCTCCGGGCGGGAGCATTTTTTGAAAGCGATAATATCCCTTAACTTCATCGGCGGTAATCCCTCCAATTACCAGATCATTCTCGTTCCACCATCGGTCGCAATCCAATCGCCGGGGGAGAGTGTCGGGACCGACCAGCTCCTGGTTTTCCTGTGCGAACTGATTGCAGAAACAAGGAGTGATGTGGACTGGGGACAGCTGACCGAGATCTTCACCATAATTCCGGAACTCCTCAGAATCGGGATATATCGATTCGACGGAGAGACATTGCACCTTCTGGCCGCATCATCCCCGAGCGGAAAAACCGAGCCACCGGTAGATATGAATGTCATCGATGAAAACCATCTCAAAGTTGTACATCATCGACAGAAATTCATGGGCAGTATCAAGGACCCGGCGGCGGCTCTGACCGAGATGATGCCGCAGACGGCGGAGATCTGCTATCCGCTCATTCATGGCGACCGGTGCTGGGGAATCATTCGTCTGTTCTGCAGCGGTGACGTGGCCGAGCTGGATCGAATGCTGCGTCGTCCGGTGGCCTTTCTGGGGCATGCCCTTTTCTCCTTTATCAATCAATAA
- the rpsI gene encoding 30S ribosomal protein S9, producing MSETIFSATGRRKESVARAIVRVGGGHFVINDKTPKEYLGRGVLVDIINQPMKETDTVGKLDIVCQVNGGGLAGQAGAIRLALSRALAKLDPDLRPVLRRKGYLTRDPRAVERKKFGRPKARKRFQYSKR from the coding sequence ATGAGCGAAACAATTTTTTCGGCAACCGGAAGAAGAAAAGAATCGGTCGCCCGTGCTATAGTGAGGGTTGGGGGTGGCCACTTTGTTATTAACGACAAGACTCCCAAGGAATATTTGGGGCGGGGCGTTCTGGTTGATATTATCAATCAGCCGATGAAGGAAACCGACACGGTTGGCAAGCTGGATATTGTTTGCCAGGTCAACGGCGGCGGATTAGCCGGCCAGGCCGGAGCTATCCGTTTGGCCTTATCCCGTGCCCTTGCCAAGCTGGACCCCGACTTGCGTCCGGTCCTGAGAAGAAAAGGATATCTGACCCGGGATCCGCGAGCGGTGGAACGGAAGAAATTCGGTCGGCCCAAAGCAAGAAAACGGTTCCAGTACTCAAAACGGTAA
- the tsf gene encoding translation elongation factor Ts, with product MEISAQKVKELREKTGAGMMDCKKALMETGGDFDKASNYLREKGIAKAASRAGRTANEGLVVSYIHPGDKLGVLLEVNCETDFVARTDDFRVFAKDVSMQIAATNPLAIKREDVDPKVVEAESEIYRQQALNEGKPEKILDKIVSGKLDKFFAETCLMEQPFVKDNEKTITDLLNDLIAKIGENITIKRFARFRLGE from the coding sequence ATGGAAATATCAGCACAGAAAGTAAAAGAGCTTCGCGAGAAGACCGGCGCCGGCATGATGGACTGCAAGAAAGCCCTGATGGAAACCGGCGGCGACTTTGATAAAGCCAGTAACTATTTAAGGGAAAAGGGGATTGCCAAGGCGGCCAGCCGGGCCGGGCGGACGGCCAATGAGGGATTGGTGGTTTCTTATATACATCCCGGCGATAAACTGGGGGTTCTTCTGGAGGTCAATTGCGAGACCGATTTTGTCGCCCGGACCGACGATTTCAGAGTTTTCGCGAAAGATGTCTCGATGCAGATCGCGGCGACGAATCCCCTGGCCATAAAGCGTGAAGATGTTGACCCCAAAGTGGTCGAAGCGGAATCCGAAATTTATCGTCAGCAGGCTCTCAATGAAGGAAAACCGGAGAAGATTCTGGATAAGATCGTGAGCGGTAAGCTGGATAAGTTTTTCGCCGAGACCTGTCTCATGGAACAGCCTTTTGTCAAAGATAATGAGAAGACGATTACCGACCTTTTGAATGATCTGATTGCCAAAATCGGAGAGAATATTACCATTAAGCGGTTTGCCCGCTTCCGGCTGGGTGAATAA